In Hydractinia symbiolongicarpus strain clone_291-10 chromosome 4, HSymV2.1, whole genome shotgun sequence, the following proteins share a genomic window:
- the LOC130641859 gene encoding uncharacterized protein LOC130641859, giving the protein MRPHIQCFYTHYLMLFILCATFKEYIFEDTFRHDEQVSLFGDLGDEVHTNYPIRKSNIPNIVDDSKKQNLKDHTNSNSALQVQMERLINPLFYRDFIHTKNYMSTHELSKKSDINKRNDVTPLSVNEIIALNKIKQMIDPNSAHIIEAANDKPIIEPNSAYIEATNGKQIIEPNSAHIIEGANGKRNQLSRDQAVRLAKSLRSGKTPQSNMEMRIEAMSRGVSVNLNKYNAPVASRFAIADSTSRQITSVPFNNKPAVKSFNSFIKIPLKIATAVNNVLGRKKQDVQDSVFYRSKQVPYNSNFRESKRAWKGFASSAKNGGKNDYNLLSSKYRNNSLLNDLSKVTMKWTGYKAIDAIKQGSSAPTWMTFLKGAMQPKVVIKDEHHSKQLKSVKKLQDPKKSKSLSLKKESNIIPDVSRKILGISAEKRKIKAAQMKKKKDEEEDENKENEEDIDSPQEVINVTVSRPPPQPYQYPPYQPYQYQYFQPQQPQPPPLQQPQSPPMQQPQSPPLQQPQQVFIPQPGVIPWNYNHAEKLPDGRIRPALYPIAKHIPTGKCLPESSLCDKGHDEQCCGAATFCVDFWGISKCLAFRRQSLDDLHNLYQIRNNINYKNYHRYLTSSIFDNIKDASD; this is encoded by the exons ATGCGTCCACATATACAATGTTTTTACACACACTATTTAATGTTATTTATATTATGTGCAACTTTTAAAGAATATATATTTGAG GACACATTCAGACATGACGAACAAGTTTCGTTATTTGGTGATCTTGGTGACGAAGTACATACGAATTACCCAATCCGAAAGTCCAATATCCCCAACATTGTTGATGACTCGAAGAAACAGAATTTAAAAGACCATaccaatagtaattctgctcttCAAGTGCAAATGGAACGTCTAATCAACCCGTTGTTCTATCGTGATTTTATACATacaaaaaactacatgtcaaCACATGAATTATCCAAGAAATCAGACATAAATAAACGTAATGACGTCACTCCACTAAGCGTGAACGAGATTATAGCTTTGAATAAAATTAAGCAGATGATCGATCCCAACAGCGCTCATATCATAGAAGCCGCCAACGATAAGCCGATAATCGAGCCAAACAGTGCTTATATCGAAGCCACCAACGGAAAGCAGATAATCGAGCCCAACAGTGCTCATATCATAGAAGGCGCCAACGGGAAGCGAAATCAATTATCACGCGATCAAGCTGTGAGGTTAGCTAAATCTTTACGCTCAGGAAAAACGCCTCAAAGTAATATGGAAATGAGAATTGAGGCTATGTCCCGCGGCGTTTCTGTGAATCTTAACAAATATAACGCCCCTGTTGCAAGCAGGTTTGCTATAGCCGATTCTACTTCTCGGCAAATAACCAGTGTGCCGTTTAATAACAAACCGGCCGTTAAATCgttcaattcttttataaaaatcccATTGAAAATTGCAACAGCTGTGAATAACGTTCTAGGTAGAAAAAAACAAGACGTACAAGACAGTGTATTTTACAGATCAAAGCAAGTTCCATATAATTCTAATTTCCGTGAAAGCAAAAGAGCGTGGAAAGGGTTTGCCAGTAGTGCCAAAAATGGCGGGAAAAATGATTATAATTTACTGTCTTCCAAATATAGAAACAATTCTCTGTTGAATGATCTATCGAAGGTGACAATGAAATGGACAGGTTACAAAGCTATAGATGCTATCAAACAGGGCAGCTCAGCTCCGACTTGGATGACATTTCTCAAAGGAGCTATGCAACCGAAAGTTGTTATCAAAGATGAGCATCATTCAAAGCAACTAAAAAGCGTCAAAAAACTGCAGGACCCGAAAAAGTCTAAAAGTTTGTCTTTAAAGAAAGAGAGCAATATAATTCCAGATGTTAGTCGTAAAATTTTAGGCATATCTGCTGAGAAGAGGAAAATTAAGGCAgctcaaatgaagaagaaaaaggaCGAGGAGGaagatgaaaataaagaaaatgaagaGGACATAGATTCTCCACAAGAG GTAATAAACGTTACCGTTTCTCGTCCTCCACCACAGCCATATCAGTACCCGCCGTATCAGCCCTATCAGTATCAGTATTTTCAGCCGCAACAGCCACAACCACCGCCACTTCAACAACCACAATCACCACCAATGCAACAACCACAATCACCGCCACTTCAACAACCACAACAGGTATTTATCCCACAGCCAGGAGTCATCCCATGGAACTACAACCATGCTGAAAAACTTCCAGATGGACGCATCAGACCAGCCTTGTATCCAATTGCCAAACATATTCCAACTGGGAAATGTCTACCCGAATCATCTTTATGTGATAAAGGTCATGATGAACAGTGTTGTGGGGCGGCAACCTTTTGTGTTGATTTCTGGGGTATCAGTAAATGTTTAGCATTTCGAAGGCAATCGCTTGATGATTTGCATAATCTTTACCAAATTCGAAACAACATTAACTATAAGAATTACCACCGATACTTGACTTCGAGTATTTTCGATAACATCAAAGACGCATCAGATTGA